The Desulfuromonadales bacterium genome window below encodes:
- a CDS encoding C4-type zinc ribbon domain-containing protein, with protein MQEQMELLRELQGLDQELLRVRQNRQKLEAELAALGVDQERVQTMVDTLAADLDRLQAERRELVQALAQEQENVKKAEGRLPTIKTQKEYVAVLKEIDTAKKMNKDIHDRIQGKDGEIAAMGREMEEKQAELAAISGKVSTRRTEIEANLAVFDENLGEKSTHRDSLLKQVPLPVQKRYQMLLERRAGVAVVEARKGTCLGCNMHLPPQLFNSLFTSREIQNCPHCNRMLFVLPE; from the coding sequence GTGCAAGAACAGATGGAACTGCTCAGGGAATTGCAGGGGCTCGATCAGGAACTGCTTCGGGTGCGCCAGAACCGGCAGAAGCTGGAAGCCGAGCTGGCTGCTCTCGGCGTCGACCAGGAGCGGGTCCAGACCATGGTGGACACTCTGGCAGCCGACCTGGACCGGTTGCAGGCCGAGAGGCGGGAACTGGTCCAGGCCCTGGCCCAGGAGCAGGAGAATGTGAAGAAGGCTGAAGGGCGCCTGCCGACCATCAAGACCCAGAAGGAATACGTGGCGGTGCTCAAGGAGATCGATACCGCCAAGAAAATGAACAAGGATATCCACGACCGGATTCAGGGCAAGGATGGCGAGATTGCCGCCATGGGCCGGGAGATGGAAGAGAAACAGGCGGAGCTGGCAGCCATCAGCGGGAAGGTGTCAACCCGGCGGACCGAAATCGAAGCCAATCTCGCCGTCTTCGACGAGAATCTGGGAGAGAAGTCGACACACCGCGATTCACTTCTCAAGCAGGTTCCGCTGCCGGTGCAGAAGCGCTACCAGATGCTGCTGGAGCGGCGGGCCGGCGTCGCCGTGGTCGAAGCGCGCAAGGGGACCTGCCTCGGCTGCAACATGCACCTGCCGCCGCAGCTCTTCAACAGCCTGTTCACCTCCCGCGAAATTCAGAACTGCCCGCATTGCAACCGGATGCTGTTCGTCCTGCCGGAGTGA